From Frateuria aurantia DSM 6220, one genomic window encodes:
- a CDS encoding TadG family pilus assembly protein encodes MAVTLAFTLIGLLVILGSSVIGYLYWLKRDTQKIADLAALAGAARMDQCTTGNDNSAADANAKDANHLESSATIVTQCGRWNPSKTGGDHFTAGGGTAMNAVKAEVSRTPAPWISLGLDLPTITASAIATGSPPVAAFSVTPALASLNHQALLGQLLQAVGLDPSQLDLVGYNGLANVRITPSGLLSALGIDVPVGADVGTINQLLDTKVGLSQLLDAEVGLAGQNGLLGLNAQLLSALQARLGVSDLQVQLGSSATSPGIFALLQGPDANADTALTAQVDALQLLATSIGVATGQHAVSLGANASTLNLGLLSLTAAASVIEPPSIGIGGVGTTANSAQIRIFLHLQSGTDTLASSIPLLGDLVSALIRLQVDIPVAIDVVQAMGTLTDLCDPDDPETLKDGIPRATIRVDASLLQTCIGNFSQADAFSTVSSCAAIPGASSNKQLLSVGTGTLLGNAQLLGLNTHMLISALPASGSVTLAAGQSGTVGNQLLIGDTVSNLVTALTGALLVNTAGGGSTASCNGQGLNTCYQLAQDLWNTTSGSTLARLWAAQNTISTTSSGLTGFLGGTLNGVLGLLGGVLTLNPIGIADGLGTVLTQVGGLLADLTVGPVCALGSQNACITLLATGMAGNTSSGSANVVPLLLGFLLQALQPALNAIGSVLLTPLLQDVLGLNLGVTTVHLDSLQCHAVHLVY; translated from the coding sequence ATGGCGGTCACGCTGGCATTCACCCTGATCGGCCTGCTGGTGATCCTGGGCAGCAGCGTGATCGGCTATCTGTACTGGCTGAAGCGCGATACCCAGAAGATAGCCGACCTGGCGGCGCTGGCAGGCGCGGCCCGAATGGATCAATGCACTACTGGAAACGACAATTCGGCAGCCGATGCCAACGCCAAAGATGCCAACCATCTCGAATCGAGCGCCACCATCGTCACCCAATGCGGCCGATGGAATCCAAGCAAAACCGGGGGGGACCACTTCACGGCTGGCGGCGGCACGGCCATGAACGCCGTCAAGGCCGAAGTCAGTCGCACGCCCGCCCCATGGATTTCACTGGGGCTGGATTTGCCGACGATTACCGCCAGCGCCATCGCCACCGGCAGTCCACCGGTCGCCGCTTTCAGCGTGACGCCGGCACTGGCCTCGCTGAACCATCAGGCCCTTCTTGGGCAACTGCTGCAGGCCGTCGGCCTTGATCCCAGCCAGCTTGACCTGGTCGGTTACAACGGTCTGGCCAATGTCCGGATCACGCCCTCAGGCCTGCTGTCCGCCCTGGGCATCGATGTCCCCGTCGGGGCGGACGTGGGCACCATCAACCAGCTGCTCGATACCAAGGTCGGCCTGTCGCAGCTGCTGGATGCCGAAGTGGGGCTGGCTGGCCAGAATGGTCTGCTCGGTCTCAATGCCCAGCTGCTCAGTGCATTGCAGGCTCGCCTAGGCGTCTCCGATCTCCAGGTTCAACTGGGATCCAGCGCGACCTCGCCGGGCATTTTTGCCCTGCTGCAAGGACCGGATGCGAATGCCGACACCGCTCTGACCGCCCAGGTCGATGCCCTGCAATTGCTGGCCACCAGCATCGGCGTGGCCACCGGGCAACATGCCGTTTCGTTGGGCGCCAATGCCTCCACCCTTAATCTCGGTCTGCTCAGCCTCACGGCAGCGGCCTCGGTCATCGAGCCGCCCTCGATCGGCATCGGCGGGGTAGGCACCACCGCCAACAGTGCCCAGATCCGGATTTTCCTGCACTTGCAGAGCGGCACCGACACTCTGGCCAGCAGCATTCCCCTGCTGGGCGATCTGGTCAGCGCCCTGATCAGGCTGCAGGTGGATATCCCGGTCGCCATCGATGTCGTGCAGGCGATGGGGACACTGACCGATCTATGCGATCCGGACGATCCGGAAACCCTCAAGGATGGCATACCTCGCGCCACCATCCGGGTCGACGCCAGCCTGCTGCAGACCTGCATCGGCAATTTCAGCCAGGCCGATGCCTTTTCGACGGTATCTTCCTGCGCGGCCATACCGGGGGCCTCCAGCAACAAGCAACTGCTCAGCGTCGGTACCGGCACCCTGCTTGGCAATGCCCAGCTGCTGGGTCTCAATACGCATATGCTGATCTCGGCCCTCCCCGCCAGCGGCTCGGTCACGCTGGCCGCAGGGCAATCCGGCACCGTCGGCAACCAGCTGCTGATCGGCGATACGGTCAGCAATCTGGTCACGGCCCTGACCGGCGCACTGCTGGTCAATACGGCAGGTGGCGGCAGCACGGCAAGCTGCAACGGGCAAGGCCTCAATACCTGTTACCAGCTGGCACAGGATCTGTGGAATACCACCAGTGGCTCGACACTGGCCCGGCTGTGGGCGGCGCAGAACACCATTTCCACCACGAGTTCTGGGTTGACCGGCTTTCTCGGCGGTACCCTGAACGGCGTGCTCGGATTGCTGGGGGGCGTGCTGACACTCAATCCGATCGGTATCGCGGATGGCCTGGGCACCGTGCTGACCCAGGTAGGCGGTCTCCTGGCCGACCTCACGGTCGGGCCCGTTTGCGCGCTGGGTAGTCAAAATGCCTGCATCACGCTTCTCGCCACCGGCATGGCCGGCAACACCAGCAGCGGCAGCGCCAATGTGGTCCCGCTGCTGCTGGGGTTCCTGCTGCAGGCGCTGCAGCCGGCACTCAATGCCATCGGCAGCGTGCTGCTGACACCCCTGCTGCAAGACGTATTGGGCCTGAATCTGGGGGTGACCACGGTTCACTTGGACTCCCTGCAATGCCATGCCGTGCATCTTGTCTACTGA
- a CDS encoding DUF3613 domain-containing protein: MLSCPDPYASSRRSCSARCLGLGLTGLLLIVGQISPSVAAAVSDGAAQAKGEARRHEIGETTRQLLELQASGRAGAPVQPMTGDEAAASYKRFIDSFSHPIPEYFQTMVGQRSGGSGSGGGR, translated from the coding sequence ATGCTGAGCTGCCCAGATCCTTACGCTTCCTCTCGCCGGTCCTGCTCGGCCCGCTGTCTGGGCCTTGGCCTGACCGGCCTGCTCCTGATCGTGGGCCAGATATCGCCATCGGTCGCGGCCGCCGTGTCTGACGGCGCGGCTCAAGCGAAAGGGGAAGCCCGGCGGCATGAAATCGGGGAAACCACCCGTCAGCTGCTTGAACTGCAGGCCTCCGGTCGAGCAGGTGCCCCCGTCCAGCCCATGACGGGTGACGAGGCCGCCGCCAGCTACAAGCGATTTATCGACAGTTTCAGCCATCCCATTCCCGAATATTTCCAGACCATGGTGGGTCAACGCTCTGGTGGCAGCGGCTCCGGCGGCGGCCGCTGA
- a CDS encoding Flp pilus assembly protein TadD, producing the protein MAITLHALKPRLRSCGAMLIVPLLACACHNTAPDRLLHQGLAADAPPPSTDAAHRDQQRMYLQLIRDMQRQGAWYASLAHIDAFRLENGDSDALELLQAEALRATHQATAALPIYRKLIHTPEAAAAWHGIGMIESGSHHREAALEALDKACTLAPLNADYLADLGYERLLSGSIQAAGNPLSKAAELMPSNHRIIANLALFQLLSGQADAAERLMQGAGLSPQARAAVQQMSRDIRSSTPALQAPAHATAASSPTRQADTPETRQNPIPESMLDRFGAATDSR; encoded by the coding sequence ATGGCCATCACCCTTCACGCCCTGAAACCACGTCTGCGCAGCTGCGGGGCCATGTTGATCGTTCCCTTGCTGGCTTGTGCCTGCCACAACACCGCCCCCGACAGGCTGCTGCATCAGGGACTTGCCGCCGATGCACCGCCGCCATCTACCGATGCGGCGCATCGCGATCAGCAGCGCATGTATCTGCAACTGATACGCGATATGCAGCGACAAGGCGCCTGGTATGCCTCGCTGGCGCATATCGATGCCTTCAGGCTGGAGAACGGTGATTCCGACGCACTGGAATTGCTGCAGGCCGAGGCGCTTCGAGCCACACACCAGGCAACGGCAGCACTGCCCATCTATCGGAAACTGATTCATACACCGGAGGCCGCGGCAGCCTGGCATGGCATCGGCATGATCGAATCGGGAAGCCATCACCGCGAAGCCGCCCTTGAGGCATTGGACAAGGCATGCACCCTGGCCCCGCTCAACGCTGACTATCTGGCCGACCTGGGTTACGAACGGCTGCTCAGCGGATCCATTCAGGCGGCTGGAAATCCGCTTTCCAAGGCTGCCGAGCTGATGCCATCGAACCATCGGATCATCGCCAATCTCGCCCTCTTCCAGCTGCTGTCGGGGCAGGCCGACGCCGCCGAGCGTCTGATGCAGGGTGCCGGACTCTCGCCGCAGGCACGTGCTGCCGTCCAGCAAATGTCCCGTGATATCCGGTCATCGACACCTGCGTTGCAGGCCCCTGCGCATGCAACCGCCGCAAGCTCGCCAACTCGTCAGGCGGACACTCCCGAGACCCGCCAGAATCCCATTCCCGAATCCATGCTCGATCGGTTCGGAGCCGCCACCGACAGTCGCTGA
- a CDS encoding type II secretion system F family protein, translating into MIALLILTALGMAATGLWMWRRSAWLARSESAIDRAIQRDRHAQGTAPVAIRRSLRQRITGMFEAIGNKFSKRSLGRHLVASEDIMLLNVIGHDNSSGRAIFLAIRLLLPLAAALPCLLLLQLQGPRRLALLLALFCMGLLMPKWILGAWAGRRRRKAGQELPLLVDLLRLLQGSGFSMDQSLQMVADRFRSVMPVLGRELQEANAFYSHGRSREQSLQHLRTAYENDSIRALVQLILQVHQHGGAVQEPLRQFGERLREQRLMEMKERAGKLSVKMTIVMMVTLLPALMAVLIGPAIISLQGTMSMLHSAH; encoded by the coding sequence GTGATCGCGCTGCTGATCCTGACCGCGCTGGGCATGGCTGCCACCGGCCTCTGGATGTGGCGCCGTTCGGCATGGCTGGCGCGCAGCGAGTCGGCCATCGACCGGGCCATCCAGCGAGATCGTCATGCACAAGGCACAGCTCCTGTCGCGATCCGGCGATCCCTGCGCCAGCGCATCACCGGCATGTTCGAGGCCATAGGCAACAAGTTCTCGAAGAGAAGCCTTGGCCGCCATCTGGTGGCAAGCGAAGATATCATGCTGCTCAACGTCATCGGCCACGACAACAGCTCGGGACGCGCCATCTTCCTGGCGATACGCTTGTTGCTGCCCTTGGCAGCGGCCCTGCCTTGCCTGCTGCTGTTGCAGCTGCAAGGCCCTCGACGTCTTGCCCTGCTGCTGGCCCTGTTCTGCATGGGCCTGCTGATGCCCAAATGGATACTGGGCGCGTGGGCCGGCCGGCGGCGCCGCAAGGCAGGCCAGGAACTGCCTCTGTTGGTGGATCTGCTGCGACTGCTGCAGGGCAGCGGCTTCAGCATGGATCAAAGCCTGCAGATGGTGGCCGACCGGTTTCGTTCCGTCATGCCCGTACTGGGCCGCGAATTGCAGGAAGCCAATGCCTTCTACAGCCACGGGCGATCTCGCGAGCAGTCATTGCAGCATTTGCGGACCGCGTATGAAAACGATTCCATCCGTGCGCTGGTGCAGCTGATCCTGCAAGTCCACCAGCATGGCGGCGCGGTGCAGGAACCCCTGCGCCAATTTGGCGAGCGACTGCGCGAGCAACGGCTGATGGAGATGAAGGAACGGGCCGGCAAGCTGTCCGTGAAAATGACGATAGTGATGATGGTGACCCTGCTGCCGGCCCTGATGGCCGTGCTGATCGGGCCGGCCATCATCTCCCTGCAGGGCACAATGTCCATGCTACATTCCGCGCACTAG
- a CDS encoding type II secretion system F family protein produces the protein MTAALLLASLASFLLAMACLLWWELPARLRRRQTLEHFDRLVTNETAAASPATKAAAVPLAQGRGSRWMDGAKAVLTRAGLPATLKTVMLLLGPCLALCLLAWWRFPDGWLVPPSLGLSLLVVGLLLKRRIDQQRMRITRQLPGFLDDMVRMTSIGNSVPMAFAATFTTTETPLRTILESAMARVRSGADLDWALAQASAPYKLESLEMLHVVTGISIRLGGRSDQILQRISHFLRDHEQAQREFVATTAETRMSAWVIGLLPMASGTILALSNPDFFNPLFTTTTGHHLLLFALLMETAGALLLFRLAKSL, from the coding sequence ATGACGGCGGCCTTGCTGCTGGCAAGCCTGGCGAGCTTCCTGCTGGCAATGGCCTGTCTTCTGTGGTGGGAGTTGCCTGCCCGCCTTCGGCGCCGTCAGACACTGGAGCACTTCGATCGTCTGGTGACGAACGAGACTGCTGCAGCATCGCCTGCAACCAAGGCAGCCGCCGTGCCCTTAGCCCAAGGTCGCGGCAGCAGATGGATGGATGGTGCCAAGGCCGTACTGACTCGGGCCGGCCTGCCGGCCACTCTGAAGACGGTCATGCTTCTGCTCGGCCCCTGCCTCGCACTGTGCCTGCTGGCCTGGTGGCGCTTTCCGGACGGCTGGCTGGTACCTCCCAGCCTGGGCCTGTCCCTGCTTGTGGTCGGACTGCTTCTGAAACGGCGCATTGACCAGCAAAGGATGCGGATCACCCGGCAACTGCCGGGATTTCTGGATGACATGGTCAGAATGACCAGCATCGGCAACAGCGTTCCGATGGCCTTCGCGGCCACTTTTACGACCACCGAGACACCGCTGCGTACCATTCTGGAAAGCGCCATGGCACGGGTCCGCTCCGGCGCCGATCTGGACTGGGCCCTGGCCCAGGCCTCGGCACCCTACAAGCTCGAATCACTGGAAATGCTGCATGTCGTCACAGGTATTTCGATACGCCTTGGCGGGCGCTCTGACCAGATTCTGCAGCGCATCAGCCATTTCCTGCGCGACCATGAGCAGGCGCAGCGTGAATTCGTCGCCACCACGGCGGAGACTCGCATGTCGGCCTGGGTGATCGGTCTGCTGCCGATGGCAAGCGGAACCATACTGGCATTGAGCAATCCGGATTTCTTCAATCCGCTGTTCACCACCACGACGGGCCATCATCTGCTGCTGTTCGCGTTGCTGATGGAAACGGCAGGCGCTCTCCTGCTGTTCCGGCTGGCGAAATCGCTGTGA
- a CDS encoding CpaF family protein translates to MSSTGPNSFARQAAMSFDQSQQFQDVLTAAHEYLLNRVEEDHADLAAWSPATVLAFIRRETLAFVQQWRIPVNDQEMELLTKALVNEINGYGPLQVLLEDPSVEDILINGCDNVYVSRHGRLEKAGIRFSDDRHVLRIVRRILNPLGRRLDESSPMVDARLPDGGRLNAIIHPLAVDGPMVSIRKFRNDPFSPRELMEKGSFDYAIYALLKAAVEARCNVLISGGTSSGKTSLLNAMASFCPASDRIITVEDTAELALKHPHVVRLESRTGGFDGSGAIHIRDLMRNSLRMRPDRIVIGEVRGPEVLEMLQAMNTGHDGSMATIHANSPRDCLYRMEMLAGFAGFQGSEDSLRRQIASALDIIVQISRLGNGRRVITSITEVIGVSDTMISTQDIYQHETYLDLEQKEHSRWRSLGFHPHNPKLEPFRQYLREAMQQERF, encoded by the coding sequence ATGTCTTCAACCGGACCCAATTCTTTTGCCAGACAGGCCGCCATGTCTTTTGACCAGAGCCAGCAGTTTCAGGATGTGCTCACTGCCGCGCACGAATACCTGCTCAATCGCGTCGAGGAAGATCATGCGGACCTGGCCGCCTGGTCACCTGCGACGGTACTCGCCTTCATACGTCGCGAGACGCTGGCCTTTGTGCAGCAATGGCGGATACCCGTCAACGATCAGGAAATGGAGCTGCTGACCAAGGCACTGGTCAATGAGATCAACGGCTACGGCCCTCTTCAGGTCCTGCTGGAAGACCCCTCGGTAGAAGACATCCTGATCAATGGCTGCGACAACGTCTATGTGTCACGTCATGGCCGGCTCGAAAAGGCCGGCATCCGGTTCAGCGATGACCGGCATGTCCTGAGAATCGTAAGGCGCATATTGAACCCGCTGGGACGACGGCTGGACGAGTCCTCGCCGATGGTCGATGCCCGGCTGCCCGATGGCGGCCGACTGAACGCGATCATCCACCCACTGGCGGTGGATGGCCCGATGGTTTCCATCCGGAAATTCCGCAACGACCCTTTCAGTCCCCGCGAGCTGATGGAGAAGGGCAGCTTTGACTACGCGATCTATGCCTTGCTCAAGGCGGCCGTGGAAGCCCGCTGCAATGTGCTTATTTCGGGTGGCACCAGCTCAGGCAAGACCTCGCTGCTGAATGCCATGGCCAGTTTCTGTCCCGCCAGCGATCGCATCATCACCGTGGAGGATACGGCTGAGCTGGCCCTGAAGCATCCTCATGTGGTGCGGCTGGAAAGTCGTACCGGCGGCTTTGACGGCAGCGGCGCGATCCATATCCGCGACCTGATGCGCAACAGCCTGCGGATGCGTCCCGACCGCATCGTGATCGGCGAAGTGCGCGGCCCCGAAGTGCTGGAAATGCTGCAGGCAATGAATACCGGCCATGACGGCTCGATGGCGACCATCCATGCCAATTCACCGCGTGACTGTCTCTACAGGATGGAAATGCTGGCCGGATTCGCGGGTTTTCAGGGCAGCGAAGACAGCCTGCGGCGCCAGATCGCCAGTGCTCTCGACATCATCGTGCAGATCTCCCGACTCGGCAATGGCCGACGGGTGATCACTTCGATCACCGAAGTGATCGGGGTCAGCGACACCATGATTTCGACCCAGGACATCTATCAGCACGAAACATATCTGGATCTGGAACAGAAGGAACACAGCCGCTGGCGAAGTCTTGGCTTTCATCCCCACAATCCCAAGCTGGAGCCGTTCCGGCAGTATCTTCGCGAAGCGATGCAGCAGGAACGCTTCTGA
- a CDS encoding AAA family ATPase, which yields MSFKPFMSTLPPTTTASMTWFVYAPRNAVHEILMQAAPDGTTCEWVDSNTTSAEELAGKLPPSAVVVIKFAPDLVEFSTHACRIFRTRRPDIHMIGSGRYSEGVMIVAAMRAGAREFIDITATSEEIRHQLLQILHQMGREDNEAISTATSRAKLVLLIGARAGVGSSTLAAHFAVQAQLHMAGADHSEKSHEVMLLDLGRPAGDAYLNLGLSSQFHYDDALRDVDRLDATLIRAVIAQHPNKLRVLGQPADCLEAPRGGPPAMALIDRLRRHTDLIVADLGGLAPSQIPSPLLQAADKIWVLTTPDMSSIMSLDHLLKRISPDLPRDNRIGLVVNRHHEHTGIDPRQLASRFDLPLLAILPDSQRGLRSSINQGRLVHELHPRHKYLQAIRRLLPLIGLAGPAAAPSWLGRLQAATRASR from the coding sequence ATGTCGTTCAAACCCTTCATGTCGACACTTCCACCGACAACCACCGCATCGATGACCTGGTTTGTCTACGCCCCACGCAATGCCGTGCACGAAATCCTCATGCAGGCCGCTCCGGACGGCACGACATGCGAGTGGGTAGACAGCAACACGACATCGGCAGAAGAGCTGGCCGGCAAGCTGCCGCCATCAGCAGTGGTGGTGATCAAGTTCGCCCCCGATCTCGTCGAGTTTTCCACCCACGCCTGCAGGATTTTCAGAACCAGACGTCCAGATATCCATATGATAGGATCAGGACGATACTCGGAAGGCGTCATGATTGTGGCGGCGATGCGGGCAGGTGCCCGCGAATTCATCGATATCACCGCAACATCGGAAGAAATACGCCACCAGCTGCTGCAGATCCTTCACCAGATGGGCCGAGAGGACAACGAGGCCATTTCGACAGCCACGTCGCGAGCAAAGTTGGTGCTGTTGATCGGTGCCCGTGCCGGCGTCGGCAGCAGCACGCTGGCGGCGCATTTCGCGGTCCAGGCCCAACTGCATATGGCCGGTGCGGATCACTCCGAGAAGTCGCATGAGGTCATGCTGCTGGACCTGGGAAGACCGGCAGGCGATGCCTATCTCAATCTCGGCCTCAGCAGTCAGTTTCACTACGACGATGCATTGCGTGACGTCGACCGGTTGGATGCAACCCTGATCCGTGCGGTGATCGCGCAACATCCGAACAAACTGCGTGTGCTCGGCCAGCCTGCCGACTGCCTGGAAGCCCCGCGCGGAGGACCGCCGGCGATGGCCTTGATCGATCGGCTGCGACGTCATACGGACCTGATCGTGGCCGATCTGGGCGGTCTTGCACCCAGCCAGATTCCATCGCCATTGCTGCAGGCCGCCGACAAGATCTGGGTGCTCACGACCCCTGACATGTCTTCGATCATGTCGCTGGATCATCTCCTGAAACGAATCAGCCCGGATCTGCCACGCGACAACCGGATCGGCCTGGTCGTCAATCGCCACCACGAACATACCGGTATTGATCCCCGCCAGCTCGCCTCGCGCTTCGACCTGCCCCTGCTGGCCATACTGCCCGACAGTCAGCGAGGCCTGCGCAGCAGCATCAATCAGGGGCGACTGGTGCATGAACTGCACCCGCGACACAAGTATCTGCAGGCGATCCGCCGCCTCCTGCCGCTGATCGGCCTGGCCGGCCCCGCTGCCGCACCGTCCTGGCTGGGCCGACTTCAAGCCGCAACCCGTGCGAGCCGATGA
- a CDS encoding type II and III secretion system protein family protein, producing MTFRDLIICRLLPAVPLAMAAATPVAAMAGIDISVQVHQQQPWILPPGLSRIAIADPAVLDVMTLKGGHQALLIGKLPGITSLLIWIHGQREPQRLLVQVRSAAQGPANADGDSSAVIIENGQSIVVGAAPNLLDHQRAYKAAAMAMPGKPPVDAAEVTMSSQVQVDVKVVEFNRSLSRQFGLNFNKSGAFQYGIISPNGPNSSSSSSSSNTDSASTGSAITSAFSLVASSMAHNWTADFNLLQSNGLARILAEPTLVAMSGQSANFLAGGEIPVPVPQGLGTTTIEYKPYGIGLTVTPTVLSAHRIALKVAPEASDLDYSDAISMNGVSVPAITTRRADTMVELGDGESFVIGGLVSHTLTSTVDKMPLLGDIPILGAFFRDLKYSRQDKELVIIVTPHLVTPIRAGVTLPLPGEREAKAHLPSWGAWLLHPAGDDQLPGFSR from the coding sequence GTGACTTTCCGTGATCTGATCATCTGCCGATTGCTGCCCGCCGTGCCGCTGGCCATGGCCGCAGCCACGCCCGTCGCGGCCATGGCTGGTATCGATATCAGTGTGCAGGTGCACCAGCAGCAACCCTGGATCCTGCCGCCAGGGCTGAGCCGCATAGCGATTGCCGATCCTGCCGTGCTCGACGTGATGACACTCAAAGGCGGGCATCAAGCCCTGCTGATAGGCAAATTGCCCGGCATCACCAGCCTGCTGATCTGGATACATGGCCAGCGTGAACCACAACGCCTTCTGGTGCAGGTCCGCAGTGCAGCCCAGGGACCCGCCAATGCGGACGGCGACAGCTCGGCGGTGATCATCGAGAATGGCCAGTCCATCGTGGTAGGCGCCGCCCCCAATCTGCTCGATCACCAACGCGCCTACAAGGCCGCGGCCATGGCCATGCCAGGCAAACCCCCCGTGGATGCCGCCGAGGTCACCATGAGCAGCCAGGTCCAGGTGGACGTCAAGGTCGTGGAGTTCAATCGATCACTGTCGCGTCAGTTCGGTCTGAACTTCAACAAGAGCGGAGCTTTCCAGTACGGCATCATCAGTCCCAACGGCCCGAACAGCAGCAGTTCCAGCAGCAGCTCGAACACCGATTCGGCCAGTACCGGCTCGGCCATCACTTCGGCCTTCAGTCTGGTGGCCAGCTCCATGGCCCACAACTGGACGGCCGATTTCAATCTTCTGCAAAGCAATGGTCTGGCCCGGATTCTGGCCGAACCGACCCTGGTAGCCATGTCCGGACAAAGTGCCAATTTCCTGGCCGGCGGCGAAATTCCGGTGCCTGTGCCGCAAGGTCTGGGCACCACCACCATCGAATACAAACCCTACGGCATCGGTCTGACCGTAACACCCACGGTGCTGTCGGCTCATCGCATTGCCCTCAAAGTCGCACCCGAGGCCAGCGATCTTGACTACAGCGATGCCATCAGCATGAACGGCGTCTCGGTACCCGCCATCACTACCCGACGGGCCGATACCATGGTCGAACTGGGGGATGGCGAGAGCTTTGTGATCGGCGGTCTGGTCAGTCATACGCTGACTTCGACTGTCGACAAAATGCCTTTGCTCGGAGACATTCCGATTCTCGGAGCCTTCTTCCGCGATCTGAAATACAGTCGCCAGGACAAGGAGCTGGTGATCATTGTCACCCCGCACCTGGTCACACCGATCCGCGCCGGCGTCACCCTGCCCCTGCCCGGGGAGCGCGAAGCCAAGGCACACCTTCCCAGCTGGGGTGCCTGGCTGCTGCATCCGGCGGGCGACGATCAACTTCCCGGGTTTTCCCGCTGA
- the cpaB gene encoding Flp pilus assembly protein CpaB yields the protein MQQATRILAILFALLAVLLAVIAFALHRRSPSAALPPPAASPHVAAAPAAGVPVVYAKQRLPADQPIDPALLAVKLSSRAPIGSYHAIKELDQSVPLIDLPAGSIPRADVIQHGISLALKTGERAIAVPIDELASAGDRIVAGSEVDVFASYRPTSAPGDSMKLPGQDATWNRLLLSRIRVLAVGSHDLPRLEPASATTTTMPGGSGQRLASASPGAGESASQAAARTAVLAIPVELVSRLLLASQNGKLVLALRNPLDSGQPDPDLFPAPTSALAARSRLSPTRRALLATPENTAFAGTDLRAISGAAVLPAPPMDRPRPAASGIEVIRGSLPPSRSPAQ from the coding sequence ATGCAGCAAGCCACCCGGATTCTCGCCATTCTGTTTGCCCTGCTGGCCGTGCTGCTGGCCGTGATCGCTTTTGCCCTGCATCGTCGATCACCGTCCGCCGCCCTTCCGCCGCCAGCCGCCAGCCCCCACGTGGCCGCTGCCCCGGCCGCCGGAGTGCCTGTCGTCTATGCGAAACAACGGCTGCCTGCAGATCAGCCCATTGATCCCGCCCTGCTGGCGGTGAAGCTGAGCTCCCGAGCACCGATCGGCAGCTACCATGCCATCAAGGAACTGGATCAATCCGTACCCTTGATCGATTTGCCGGCCGGCAGCATCCCCCGTGCCGATGTCATCCAGCACGGCATCTCGTTGGCCCTGAAAACCGGTGAGCGTGCCATTGCCGTGCCCATTGACGAGCTGGCCTCGGCCGGCGACCGGATCGTGGCCGGCAGTGAAGTCGACGTCTTTGCCAGCTACAGACCGACATCGGCCCCCGGGGACAGCATGAAGCTGCCAGGCCAAGATGCCACTTGGAACCGGTTGCTGCTTTCCAGGATCCGGGTGCTGGCCGTGGGTTCGCATGATCTGCCCCGTCTGGAACCGGCCTCCGCGACTACGACAACAATGCCCGGGGGCAGCGGCCAACGGCTTGCATCCGCGTCGCCGGGCGCCGGCGAAAGCGCTTCGCAAGCAGCTGCCCGCACCGCCGTGCTGGCGATACCGGTAGAGCTGGTCAGCCGGCTGCTGCTGGCCAGCCAGAACGGCAAACTGGTGCTGGCCTTGCGCAACCCGCTGGACAGCGGCCAGCCCGATCCGGACCTGTTCCCTGCTCCGACGAGTGCCCTGGCAGCACGATCCCGGCTGTCGCCGACCCGGCGGGCCTTGCTGGCCACGCCCGAGAACACCGCCTTCGCCGGTACCGACCTGCGCGCGATCTCGGGTGCAGCCGTCTTGCCGGCACCTCCAATGGACAGGCCTCGGCCTGCGGCAAGCGGCATCGAGGTGATCCGCGGCAGCCTCCCTCCTTCTCGCTCCCCGGCTCAATGA